The following proteins are encoded in a genomic region of Arachis stenosperma cultivar V10309 chromosome 4, arast.V10309.gnm1.PFL2, whole genome shotgun sequence:
- the LOC130976227 gene encoding 40S ribosomal protein S3a-2-like, with protein sequence MAVGKNKRISKGKKGGKKKAADPFAKKDWYDIKAPSVFQVNNVGKTLVTRTQGNKIASEGLKHRVFEVSLADLQGDEDHAFRKIRLRAEDVQGRNVLTNFWGMDFTTDKLRSLVKKWQTLIEAFVDVKTTDNYILRLFFIGFTKRRYNQMKRTSYAQSGQIRQIRRKMREIMTKQATSCDLKELVRKFIPEMIGKEIEKATSNIYPLQNGFIRKVKILKAPKFDLGKLMEVHGGDYAEDIGDKVDRSVDEPMAEAGAEVVGV encoded by the exons ATGGCCGTCGGAAAAAACAAGCGCATCTCCAAGGGAAAGAAGGGTGGCAAGAAGAAGGC CGCCGATCCCTTTGCCAAGAAGGATTGGTACGATATCAAGGCTCCTTCCGTCTTCCAGGTCAATAATGTGGGCAAAACCCTTGTTACTCGTACTCAGGGCAATAAG ATTGCTTCTGAAGGACTCAAACATAGAGTGTTTGAGGTCTCACTTGCTGATCTTCAAGGGGATGAGGACCACGCCTTCAGGAAGATTAGACTGAGAGCAGAAGATGTACAAGGAAGGAATGTGCTCACAAATTTCTGG GGAATGGATTTTACTACTGACAAGCTGAGGTCGCTTGTCAAAAAATGGCAAACTTTGATTGAAGCTTTCGTGGATGTGAAGACCACAGATAATTATATTTTGAGGCTTTTCTTTATTGGGTTTACCAAAAGACGGTATAACCAAATGAAAAGAACCTCTTATGCCCAATCAGGGCAAATTCGGCAG ATTCGCAGGAAGATGAGGGAGATCATGACCAAGCAGGCAACATCCTGTGATCTCAAGGAGTTGGTCCGTAAGTTTATCCCAGAAATGATTGGGAAAGAGATCGAGAAGGCTACTTCTAACATTTACCCTCTTCAAAATGGGTTTATCAGGAAAGTTAAGATCCTGAAAGCCCCAAAATTTGATCTGGGGAAATTGATGGAG GTCCACGGTGGTGACTATGCTGAAGATATTGGTGACAAAGTGGACAGGTCTGTTGATGAACCAATGGCCGAGGCTGGGGCTGAAGTTGTTGGCGTTTAA